Part of the Polyangia bacterium genome is shown below.
CGACGCCATCGGCAAGTGGCGCGACGCCGACCACGGCCAGAAGATCGACGCCAGCGGGATGTTGCCCGACGGGACGAACATCGACGGGCGGGCCGCGCTGGAAGCGGCGCTGGCCAAGGACACGCGTATGCCGTCGTGCATCGCCAGCAATCTGCTCGAGTACAGCCTGGGTCGCCACCTGACCGACAATGATCAGCCCTACGTCAAACAGGTGGCCAAGGCGCCGGCCGGCGGTAAGCCGGGCGTGCGCGATCTGCTGATGAACGTGGTGGCCAGCGACGCGTTCCGGATGCGTCAGGGCGAACCGGTCGCCATGGGAGGGAAACAATGACCCGGCATCTCACGCGCGCGCAACTCGCCTTGCAGGCTCAGCAGGCTCAGATCGATCCGAGAGATCGCGCGCGCGACCTGATATTTGACCAGAAGGCCCTGGCGTCGCAGCGCAAGGAGCGGGAGCGCGGCGGGGCGGTGCCGCGCCGCAAGTTCCTGGCCAGCGCCGCCGCTGTGGTCGGATTGCCCTGGCTGGAGACGTTCGCCGGGCGTGATCGCAAGGCGCAGGCGGCTGGCAAGGCCATTCGCCTGGTCGCTTGGCACACCTCGACCGGGTACTTTGCCAAGACGTGGTGGCCGTCGACGGTCGGAGCGAATTACATGCCCAGCACGGCGCTGATGCCGATCGCCAGCCTGCAAAAGAAGATGCTGGTTTTGGGTGGTATCCAAAACAACGACGCCTCCGCGGTCTTCGGGTCGCATGGTTGGGGCCCCGCCGGGATGTTGACGGCGGTCAAAGGGGCAGCGCCATCGCCGGTCAAGGTCGGGATCTCCGTCGATCAGGCGTTCGCGCAGTCGCTGCCGGCGGGAACCACCCGCATTCCAAGTGGCATTCAGCTTGGCATCACCAATCGGATGTACGCCGACGTTGGCCCCGTCCCGGCCATCTACAACGGTTGCATCTCCTGGGCGACGGCCACTCAGCCGTTGCAGCCGGTGATCCAGCCGGGCGTGGTGTTCGATCAGATATTCATGGGGGCCAGCACGGACGCTTCCGCTGCCGATAGCATGCGCCGGAAGGCCATCTCCACCAGCGTCCTCGACCATGTGCTCGACGAAGCGACGTCGCTTCGAACGCGGCTAGCCACCACCGATCGCGGCAAGCTGGACGAATACATGACGGGCGTGCGTTCCGTCGAGACGCAGATCCAGGCGGCGACGGCACCGATGTGCTCGGCGATGGGAATGACCAGGCCGAACAACACGGGGTATGACTGGCCGACCCAGACGAAAGTCAGTTGCGATGTGATGGCGCTGGCGCTGCAGTGCGACGCCACGCGATCGATCTCGTTCATGCTGGGGAACGGCGGCTCGTCGTGCGCGCCCAGCTTCCCGTGGCTGGGGATCAGCGGCGATCACCACGGCCTGGCGCACGCGCAGGACGCAAACGCGCTGCCGAAGATCGACGCCTGGCACGTGTCCCAGTTGGCGTACTTCTGTCAGAAGCTGGACGCCGTCGATGAGGGTGGGTCGTCCATCCTGGACAACAGCCTGGTTTTCATGTCCAGCGAGATCATGAATGGCATCGCCCACGATCAGGACAACAAGGGCATCCTTCTGCTGGGAAGCGCCGGGGGCAAGTTCAACACCGGCCAGTACATGCAGTTCGCCGACAAGCCGCCGCAGGCGAACCTGTTCGTAACCATGTTGAACGCGCTGGGCGTTCCGGTGACGACGTTCGGCACCGCCGGCAAGGCAACCCTGCCGGGACTGCTCGTCTAGCGGCGGCCCAACGGCGGCGCGCGAGGCGCTCGATATCCCGCTAGACGCGGGCGAAGAGCGCGTTCGCCGCGGTCGGGTTCTGCTTGCACTCCAGCAACGCCCGCAGCATCAGCGGCACGACGATGGTCGCGTCTGATTCGATGACGAACATCGGGGTCTCGGCGGTCAGCTTGTCCCAGGTGATCTTCTCGTTCGGCGTGGCGCCCGAGTACGAACCGTACGACGTCGTCGAGTCGGAGATCTGACAGAAGTACGCCCATGGCTTCACCGGCTGCTCAAGGTCGTACTTGATCGACGGGACCACGCAGATGGGGAAATCGCCGGCGATGCCGCCGCCGATCTGGAAGAAGCCGACGCCCGCGCCCCCCGATAGCTCGCGGTACTGATCGTAGAAGGCGGCCATGTACTCGATGCCGGACCGGGCGATGGTGGCCTCGCAGTCGCCGTGCTTGACGTGCGACGCGAAGATGTTACCGAAGGTCGAGTCTTCATAGCCGGGCACCACGATCGGCAGCTTGGCCTGGGCCGCCGCCAGCAGCCAGCATTCGTCGGCGTTGCCCTGGTGCAGGTCGGGACCGACGGTCTCGATCAGCTCGTAAAAGTACTCGTGCCAGAAGCGGCGCTGGCGCTGCTGGGACGCTTTCATCCACATCGGGACGATGAATTTTTCGACGGCGCGGAAGGCCTCGTCCTCGGGGATGCTGGTGTCGGTCACTCGGCGCATGCGGTCGTTCAGGATGCGCGTGTCGTCTTGCTTGGTGAAGTATCGATACTCGGGAAAGTCTTTGTAATGGTCGTGAGCCACCAACCGGAACAGCGACTCCTCCAGATTGGCGCCGGTCACTGACAGGCCGTGAATCAACCCGGCCCGAATGGCCGGGGCCAGCGTGATGCCCAGCTGCGCGGAAGACATCGCGCCGGCGACCGCCCAGAACATGCGCCCACCGCGTTCGATGTGGCGCCAGTAAGCGCAGAGCGCGTCG
Proteins encoded:
- a CDS encoding DUF1552 domain-containing protein, with product MTRHLTRAQLALQAQQAQIDPRDRARDLIFDQKALASQRKERERGGAVPRRKFLASAAAVVGLPWLETFAGRDRKAQAAGKAIRLVAWHTSTGYFAKTWWPSTVGANYMPSTALMPIASLQKKMLVLGGIQNNDASAVFGSHGWGPAGMLTAVKGAAPSPVKVGISVDQAFAQSLPAGTTRIPSGIQLGITNRMYADVGPVPAIYNGCISWATATQPLQPVIQPGVVFDQIFMGASTDASAADSMRRKAISTSVLDHVLDEATSLRTRLATTDRGKLDEYMTGVRSVETQIQAATAPMCSAMGMTRPNNTGYDWPTQTKVSCDVMALALQCDATRSISFMLGNGGSSCAPSFPWLGISGDHHGLAHAQDANALPKIDAWHVSQLAYFCQKLDAVDEGGSSILDNSLVFMSSEIMNGIAHDQDNKGILLLGSAGGKFNTGQYMQFADKPPQANLFVTMLNALGVPVTTFGTAGKATLPGLLV
- a CDS encoding deoxyhypusine synthase family protein, coding for MPAELPILELVVKNYKNFNARATRDALCAYWRHIERGGRMFWAVAGAMSSAQLGITLAPAIRAGLIHGLSVTGANLEESLFRLVAHDHYKDFPEYRYFTKQDDTRILNDRMRRVTDTSIPEDEAFRAVEKFIVPMWMKASQQRQRRFWHEYFYELIETVGPDLHQGNADECWLLAAAQAKLPIVVPGYEDSTFGNIFASHVKHGDCEATIARSGIEYMAAFYDQYRELSGGAGVGFFQIGGGIAGDFPICVVPSIKYDLEQPVKPWAYFCQISDSTTSYGSYSGATPNEKITWDKLTAETPMFVIESDATIVVPLMLRALLECKQNPTAANALFARV